The segment CATGTGCGAGCAGGGCTTGCTCATGTCGGATCATCAAGGTGCGGAACGTCGCGCTCGCGGCAGCGATGGCCCGGAAAGCCGCAATTTCAAGGGCAGAAGCCCTTCCCGGGAACAGCACGACGGCGTCCGCCGGCGCGATTCCGTCGGCGAGCGCAGCGCCGCCGCCGACGACACTGTCGCGGCCCAGCATCGCGACCTCGATCGTCTGCCCTTCGGAGAGGCCCACAATGATCGACACGGTTCCACCATGTGGAAAGTAGACATGTCGCTGCGCCAGGCCTGCCTCACCCAAGACAGTCCCTCTGACCATTTCAATCGTGACGAGGTGGGAGCGCAGCAGATCGAGATCGCTCGCGTCGAGCATTTGCAGCAACTGATTGGATGGAGGGGCGCTCGCGGTCATGCAGGATCGATCCAGCGCGTTCGTCGGCATGGTGCCCTCGTTATCCAGTTGCGCGGTAATCCAAAACTACCTCAGTAGTTGTGTTGCTGTCCATATACCCGTTGGGGGGCAGACAGCTTGTCGCATTTGCGGCGGAAATAAGAAACTGCGCGCACTGATTCGCGCACACCGCGGGCGAGCCGGGCTCGATCGTTGATCGGGAAAAAGAGGCAAGGGGGCCTTGATGAGCTGGAAGCGCGCAGTCGACGGCAGCGATTGGCCCCGCAGCTCCATCGGACGCCGGCCGATCAGAGCCGCCTTGCTCGTCCACCAATTGATTTCAGCCGTCAGCGATTGCTTTGAGCCATTGCGCCGAGTGGCCGTGGATTTTGCATCTATCCGGTCCGTCGTCGGCTTCAGGACGACCGCGCGCGCGGCCGTCACCATTTCGATCCAAGCCAGAGGAGAAAGGCGTGCCCCACGGTTCAATTATTGAATCGCCGAAGCGGGAAACTCAAACGGGGACAGAAAGTCTGCGCCATATTCTCGTTGTCGACGACGACCCGATGGTGTGCCTGGCCATCGAGCTCTGTCTCCAGCGGAGCAATTTTAGGGTGACGATCGCCGAAGGAGGAGAAGCAGGACTTCGCGCGCTCGAACACGAACAGATCGATCTGATGATCATCGACATCTTCATGCCGCATATGCGCGGCTTCGAATCGATCCGGATCTTCCATGAGTGCGCGCCCGCCATTCCGTTGATCGCGATGTCCGGCTACGCCTTCGCAAATCTGAACTCGCCCGCGCCCGATTTCCTGCGGATGGCGCTGGAGCTCGGCGCGGCGCGCTGTCTGCGCAAGCCGTTCACGCCGGACGCGTTGCTCGCCGCGATCAGGGATTGTCTTGCGGAGCACCGTGCGGCCGCTGTGCACTTGGGTTAGCGCGGCGTCCATCGCAGCGGCCCTGAAGTAAGCGTCCGTTTACCGCAAGTGCGGCTCCTGCGGATTTCAGCCGCAGACCACCGAGCGGTCTCCCGCCCGATTCCGATTGCGAGTGATTTGATTCAATTCGCGCGGCCCGTGCATATCATCCCTCGCGGGCTGGATTTTTTTGCGGGTGTCGCGACGCCATTATCGGCGCGTTTACCTGTTGCATCCGCCACATCAGCCATGGCGCAGCCTTTGCCGAAAAACGTCGGCGCATGCAGTCGAAACGCAAACTTCTCTTCAATATCCGTATTAGCACGGAGGCTGAAATTAACGGGACTGTGAAATGGGTTGTCTAACGATCTAGGAGCGGGCTTCCGTCGATTTCATCGAAGTCCAGATCAGTAAGGCGTTCTCCATGGATGATCTGTTGCGGGAGTTTTTGACGGAGACCAGCGAGAGCCTGGACACCGTCGACAATCAGCTGGTGAAGTTCGAGCAGGAGCCGAACAACGCCAAGATCCTGGATAACATCTTCCGCCTGGTCCACACCATCAAGGGTACGTGCGGCTTCCTCGGGTTGCCGCGGCTTGAAGCGCTGGCGCATGCCGGCGAGACGCTGATGGGCAAATTCCGCGACGGCATGCCGGTGACCGGACAGGCCGTGACGGTGATCCTGTCCTCGATCGACCGCATCAAGGAGATTTTGGCGGGGCTGGAGGCGACCGAGGCCGAGCCCGAGGGCACCGACCGCGATCTCATCGACAAATTAGAGGCAATGGTCGAGCAGGGCATGGCCGCAATGGCGGCAGGCGCTGCTCCTGTTGCCGCTCCCGTCGTTGAGGCGCCGCCGCTGGTGCCGGAAGCGCCAGTCGCCGCAGCGCCCGCTCCCGCCAAAGACATGACCACGGGCTCGCTGATCGACCAGACCCTGGAGCGCCCCTTGCGTCCGGGCGAAGTCTCGCTCGACGAGCTCGAGCGCGCCTTCCGCGAGACCGCGATCGAAGCCCCCGCACCGGCTCCTGTTGCCAAGGCCGAGGTCAAGGCCGAGGTCAAGGCCGAGCCCGCGCCGGCTGCTGAAGCCCCGGCCCCTGCTGCCAAGGAAAAGGCGCCCAAGGAGAAGCCCGCGCCGAAGAAGTCGATGGCCGACGAGAGCGTCGTTGAAGGCGACCGCATCGCCAACCAGTCGATCCGCGTCAACGTGGATACGCTGGAGCACCTGATGACCATGGTCTCCGAGCTGGTCTTGACCCGCAACCAGCTGCTGGAGATCTCCCGCCGCAACGAGGACACCGAGTTCAAGGTGCCGTTGCAGCGCCTCTCCAACGTCACCGCCGAGCTGCAGGAAGGCGTCATGAAGACGCGCATGCAGCCGATCGGCAACGCCTGGCAGAAGCTGCCCCGCATCGTCCGGGATCTGTCGAGCGAACTCGGCAAGCAGATCGAGCTGGAGATGCACGGCGCCGACACCGAGCTCGACCGCCAGGTGCTCGATCTGATCAAGGACCCGCTCACCCACATGGTGCGCAACTCCGCCGATCATGGCCTGGAGACCCCCGCCGAGCGTCTCGCCGGCGGCAAGGGCGAGCAGGGCACCATTCGCCTGTCCGCCTATCACGAAGGCGGCCACATCATCATCTGCATCGCCGACAACGGAAGAGGCCTCAACACCGAGAAGATCAAGGCCAAGGCAGTCTCCTCAGGTCTCGTCAGCGAGGCCGAGCTCGAGAAGATGTCGGAAGCGCAGATCCACAAGTTCATCTTCGCGCCCGGCTTCTCGACCGCGGCCGCCATCACCTCGGTCTCCGGCCGCGGCGTCGGCATGGACGTGGTGCGCACCAATATCGACCAGATCGGCGGCACCATCGACATCAAGTCGGTGGCCGGTGAAGGTTCTTCCGTCACCATCAAGATCCCGCTGACCTTGGCAATCGTCTCCGCGCTGATCGTGGAAGCCGCCGGCGACCGCTTTGCCATCCCGCAGCTCTCGGTGGTCGAGCTGGTGCGGGCCCGTGCCAACTCGGAGCACCGCATCGAGCGCATCAAGGACACGGCTGTCCTGCGGTTGCGCAACAAGCTCTTGCCGCTGATCCACCTCAAGAAGCTCCTGAAGATCGACGACGGCGCGGCCTCCGATCCCGAGAACGGCTTCATCGTGGTGACGCAAGTCGGCAGCCA is part of the Bradyrhizobium commune genome and harbors:
- a CDS encoding Crp/Fnr family transcriptional regulator; this encodes MTASAPPSNQLLQMLDASDLDLLRSHLVTIEMVRGTVLGEAGLAQRHVYFPHGGTVSIIVGLSEGQTIEVAMLGRDSVVGGGAALADGIAPADAVVLFPGRASALEIAAFRAIAAASATFRTLMIRHEQALLAHAQQSLLCNTLHPVEARLARWLLRARDLSDSDLLPLTQEVLAQMMGVRRNAISLVAHALQRAGIICYGRGQIDITNLRALEITSCDCYAAVKAHHERLFEAW
- a CDS encoding response regulator yields the protein MRHILVVDDDPMVCLAIELCLQRSNFRVTIAEGGEAGLRALEHEQIDLMIIDIFMPHMRGFESIRIFHECAPAIPLIAMSGYAFANLNSPAPDFLRMALELGAARCLRKPFTPDALLAAIRDCLAEHRAAAVHLG
- a CDS encoding hybrid sensor histidine kinase/response regulator, giving the protein MDDLLREFLTETSESLDTVDNQLVKFEQEPNNAKILDNIFRLVHTIKGTCGFLGLPRLEALAHAGETLMGKFRDGMPVTGQAVTVILSSIDRIKEILAGLEATEAEPEGTDRDLIDKLEAMVEQGMAAMAAGAAPVAAPVVEAPPLVPEAPVAAAPAPAKDMTTGSLIDQTLERPLRPGEVSLDELERAFRETAIEAPAPAPVAKAEVKAEVKAEPAPAAEAPAPAAKEKAPKEKPAPKKSMADESVVEGDRIANQSIRVNVDTLEHLMTMVSELVLTRNQLLEISRRNEDTEFKVPLQRLSNVTAELQEGVMKTRMQPIGNAWQKLPRIVRDLSSELGKQIELEMHGADTELDRQVLDLIKDPLTHMVRNSADHGLETPAERLAGGKGEQGTIRLSAYHEGGHIIICIADNGRGLNTEKIKAKAVSSGLVSEAELEKMSEAQIHKFIFAPGFSTAAAITSVSGRGVGMDVVRTNIDQIGGTIDIKSVAGEGSSVTIKIPLTLAIVSALIVEAAGDRFAIPQLSVVELVRARANSEHRIERIKDTAVLRLRNKLLPLIHLKKLLKIDDGAASDPENGFIVVTQVGSQTFGIVVDGVFHTEEIVVKPMSTKLRHIDMFSGNTILGDGAVIMIIDPNGIAKALGAAGSSAHDMADENGAHHIGSGEQTTSLLVFRAGSSQPKAVPLGLVTRLEELPADKIEFSNGRYMVQYREQLMPLVAMEGVTIASQGAQPILVFADDGRSMGLVVDEIIDIVEERLNIEVGGSSQGILGSAVIKGQATEVIDVGHFLPMAFADWFTRKEMKPSMHSQSVLLVDDSAFFRNMLAPVLKAAGYRVRTAPTAQEGLAALRAQTFDVVLTDIEMPDMNGFEFAEVIRSDSNLGAMPIIGLSALVSPAAIERGRQAGFHDYVAKFDRPGLIAALKEQTAGAAGASELSRAAA